A region of Pseudorasbora parva isolate DD20220531a chromosome 14, ASM2467924v1, whole genome shotgun sequence DNA encodes the following proteins:
- the LOC137040737 gene encoding CD48 antigen-like: MAGEEKLRYFVLKREVVGGGGGGQSREVKVLKSVRESEVLLILLWKYEDLAVWTSCVFGVKADEAQSVSVTEGDPVTLNSDVQAQTNYLILWVFGPQETLIAEIIKREQMSTEYISVSNDGIFRDRLQLDSQTGSLTIRNIRSEHTGLYNLTVIISGKTSVKKFNVTAYAPLPIPVISSNSSICSSSSSSSESRCSLVCSAVNVSRVTLSWFKGNSLLSSISVSDLSISLSLPLEVEYQDKNTYSCVLNNPISKQTTHLDNTRLCHTCAEQSHRSYFILIIISVCLLVFMSAVILINCGCRTFYQVQQKGKYY, encoded by the exons atggctggagaggagaagCTTAGATACTTCGTCCTCA aaagagaggtggtgggaggtggtggagggggacagAGCAGAGAGGTGAAAGTTCTGAAAAGTGTGCGTGAGTCTGAggtgctgttgattttgttgtggaaatATGAGGATTTAGCTGTATGGACGTCCT GTGTGTTTGGTGTTAAGGCAGATGAAGCTCAGTCAGTGTCAGTGACTGAGGGAGATCCTGTCACTCTAAACTCTGATGTTCAAGCTCAGACAAATTATCTGATACTGTGGGTGTTTGGACCTCAAGAGACTCTTATTGCTGAAATCATTAAAAGGGAGCAAATGAGCACTGAGTATATATCTGTCAGTAATGATGGGATATTCAGAGACAGACTCCAACTGGACAgtcaaactggatctctgaccatcagaAACATCAGATCTGAACACACTGGACTTTATAACCTGACCGTCATCATCAGTGGAAAAACCTCAGTGAAGAAATTCAATGTTACGGCATATG CTCCTCTACCAATTCCTGTAATTTCCAGTAACTCTTCAATatgttcatcatcatcatcatcatcagagtCCAGATGTTCCCTGGTGTGTTCAGCTGTGAATGTGAGTCGTGTGACTCTCTCCTGGTTCAAAGGAAACAGTTTATTGTCCagcatcagtgtgtctgatctcagcatcagtctctctctacctctggaggtggaatatcaggataaaaacacctacagctgtgtgCTCAACAATCCCATCAGCAAACAGACCACACATCTGGACAACACTCGACTCTGTCACACATGTGCAG AACAGAGCCATCGTTCATATTTTATTCTGATAATAATCAGTGTGTGTCTGTTGGTGTTCATGTCTGCTGTTATACTGATAAACTGTGGCTGCAGGACATTTTATCAAGTGCAACAAAAAGGCAAGTATTACTAA